TCGGCACAATCTCCGTCATACTCAAGATGCTGCGTTTCCCGGACGGGACCATGCGGCTGCTGCTCCAGGGCATGCGGCGGGCGCGAGTCGAGGAGTACGTGTCAACCACTCCTTACCTGCGAGCAAAGGTGAAGCCGCTGGAAGATGCGGGCCAGAAGGATGTGGCTACCCGAGCCCTGATGCGCAGCGTGGCAGATACTTTCGGCAAGCTGTCCGAGCTGGCACCCTATCTGCCGGATGATGTCACCACAGTCGTGACGAACATCGACTCGCCTGGCCGGCTGGCTGATTTCGCAGCCACCTACGTCAACTTCGACCTATCAGAGAAGCAGCGGCTGCTCGAGATGCTCGACGTGAAGGAGCGGTTACAGGCGCTGCTGCCGCTCCTCTCCAAGGAAATCGGCATCCTGGAACTGGGCGCGAAGATTCGCGACCAGGTCAAGGGTGAGCTCGACAAGTCCCAGCGCGAGTACTTCCTGCGCGAGCAGATGAAGGCGATCCAGAAAGAGCTGGGCGAGTCTGACCAGACCCAGGCAGAAATCGACGAACTGCGCAAAAAGGTCGAGGAGGCAGGCATGCCTCAGGCCGCGCTGGAAGCGGCCCGCCGGGAACTGGATCGGCTCTCGCGGATGTCGCCCGCTGCGTCCGAGTACTCGGTGACGCGCAACTACTTTGACTGGCTGCTGGCCGTGCCGTGGAAGGTGCGGACCGAGGACAACCTCGACGTGAAGCAGGCCGGCAAGATACTGAACGAGGACCATTACGATCTCGAGAAGGTGAAGCAGCGGATCTTGGAGTACCTGTCGGTACGGAAGCTGAAGAAGGACTCCAAGGGTCCAATCCTGTGCTTCATCGGACCGCCAGGCGTGGGCAAGACGTCGCTTGGTCGCTCCATCGCACGGGCCTTGGGCCGTAAGTTCCTGCGGTTCTCCCTGGGAGGAATCAGGGACGAAGCCGAGATCCGCGGCCACCGCCGTACCTATGTCGGAGCGCTGCCCGGACGAATCGTTCAGGGCCTGCGTACTGCCGGCTCGATGAACCCGATCATCATGCTCGATGAAATCGACAAGGTCGGGACCGATTTCCGGGGAGACCCGTCATCAGCCCTGCTTGAGGTGCTCGATCCGGAGCAGAACTTCAGCTTCTCCGACCATTACCTGGAAGTGCCGGTAGACCTTTCGCAGGTGATGTTCATTACGACTGCGAACGTGGCCGACACAATCATCCCCGCGCTACGTGACCGTATGGAATTCCTCGAATTGCCGGGCTACACCGATGAAGAGAAAATCTCCATTGCCAAGGGTTTCCTGGTGCCGAGGCAGCTCACGCAGAACGGCCTGACCAAAGAGCAGGTCCAGTTCAAGGACGAGGCCTTGAAGTTGATTGCGAGCGAGTACACGCGTGAGGCCGGGGTTCGTAACCTGGAACGGGAAGTCGGTTCGGTGATGCGTAAACTCGCGCGCCGGTTTGCCGAAGGCCGGACCAAGGCCTCAGTCATTGCCCCGGCCGACGTGCGCAAGCTGCTCGGACCGCGACGCTTCTCTTCCGAAGTCGCCGCGCGGAGGATGCACGCCGGCGTCTCGACCGGCCTCGCGGTCACGCCATTCGGCGGAGAGATCCTGTTCATCGAGTCCTCGCTGATGAAGGGCAAGAAGCAACTGCTCCTGACTGGGCTGCTCGGCGACGTGATGAAAGAATCGGCCGAAGCCGCGCTCTCCTACGTGCGGGCGCACGCAAAGCAGCTCGGGATCGACGAGAAGTTCTTCGAGGAGTCCGATCTCCACATCCACATCCCGGCGGGTGCGACCCCGAAAGACGGTCCCTCTGCCGGCATCGCCATCGCCGCCTCGGTGATTTCTCTGCTACGGCGCGAGTCGCTCGACCCGCGTATCGCCATGACGGGTGAGATAACGCTAACCGGCCGGGTCCTGCCCATTGGCGGCGTGAAGGAGAAGGTGCTGGCAGCGAGCCGGGCAGGCATCAAGGCTGTCATCCTGCCGGCGGAGAACCGGCGCGACCTGAAAGACGTCCCGGCCAATGTCAGGAAAGGGCTCAAGTTCCACTTCGTAAAGTCAGTCGGGGACTTGTGCCGGGTGTTGTTTCCGAAGACATGCGGCGTAGGCAGAACAGGTTGAGGCAAAGGCAAAGGTGAAGGTCAACATGTCGAGACATTCCGGATCTCGACCTTAACCTCTACCTTTACCTATGTCTGTCTGAGTAGCGGTTTCAGGTACCTGCCGGTGTGCGAAGATGCGCACGCGGCGACCTGCTCCGGCGTTCCGGCGACGACAACCGTGCCGCCCTCGTCACCGCCCTCAGGTCCGAGGTCAATCACCCAGTCCGCACACTTGATGACTTCGAGGTTATGCTCGATGACGAGCACGGTGTTGCCGCGTTCGACCAGGCGGTCCAGAACGCCGAGCAGCAACCGGACGTCCTCGAAGTGGAGTCCGGTGGTCGGCTCGTCCAGCAGGTAGAGCGTTCGGCCCGTGGCAATCTTCGACAACTCCCGCGCCAGCTTGATACGCTGGGCCTCGCCGCCGGACAGAGTCGGGGCGGGTTGCCCCAGCTTGACGTAACCCAAACCGACATCCTTCAAGAGCTTCAGCTTGCGGCCGATTGCCGGCACGTTGGCGAAGAACTCGGTCCCCTCATCTACTGACATTTCGAGCACGTCGCTGATGCTCTTTAGCTTGTACTTTACCTCAAGGGTCTCGCGGTTGTACCGTTTGCCCTTGCAGACGTCGCAGGTTACGTAGACGTCGGGCAGGAAGTGCATCTCGACCTTGATGATTCCGTCCCCGGCGCAGGCTTCGCACCGGCCGCCCTTGACGTTGAACGAGAACCGGCCCGGCTTGTACCCGCGCATGCGGGCATCCTTGGTGCGGGCAAACAGGTCGCGAATCGGCCCGAACGCACCGGTATAGGTCGCGGCGTTCGAGCGCGGCGTCCGGCCGATTGGGGACTGGTCGATGTTTATCACCTTGTCGATCTTCTCGATGCCGGAGATGCGGTCATGCGCGCCCGGTTTCTCTCTGGAATCGTAGAAGTGGCGGGCAAGCGCCCGGTAGAGGATGTCGGAGACGAACGTGCTCTTGCCCGAGCCGGAGACACCGGTCACGTTCACGAACAGGCCGAGCGGCACTGTGATGTCGGTGTTCTTCAGGTTGTTCTCTTTACAGCCGTGGACCGTGAGCCAGCCGAGCCGGGGCTCGCGTCTGGCTGCGGGCGTCTCGATGCGCCGGAGGCCTGACAGGTACGCGCCGGTGAGCGAATCCGGGTTGCGCTTGATCTCCTCGGGTGTGCCTTGGGCAATGACCCTGCCGCCGGAAGCGCCCGCGCCGGGGCCGAGGTCGACGACGTGGTCGGCCTCGAGGATTGTCTCTTCGTCGTGTTCAACCACGATGACCGTGTTGCCGAGGTCGCGCAGCCGGGTGAGAGTTTCCAGCAGCTTCCGGTTGTCGCGCTGGTGCAGGCCGATGGAAGGCTCGTCGAGAATGTAGACCACACCGACCAGGCCGGAGCCGATCTGCGTGGCGAGGCGGACGCGCTGGGCCTCGCCGCCGCCGAGGGTCTCGGCGGTGCGGTCGAGCGTCAGGTAGTCGATGCCGACCGCGGTCAGGAAGCTGAGCCGCTTCCGCAGTTCCTTCACGACCTCGCGCGAGACCTCTTCGTCGCGACCGGAGAGCTTCAGCTCGCGGGCAAAGTAGTCGTGACAGCGGCGGATGGAGAATGCGCTCAGGTCGGCGATGTTCAGGTCGCCGATGCGTACCGCGAGCGCCTCGGGCTTCAGCCGCCGGCCCTGGCAGTCCGGGCAGGGAAGCAGGGTCATGAACCCCTCAATCCACTCGCGCCGCGACTCGGATTCGGTCTCGTGGTACAGGCGGAGCAGGTTCGGCATCAGGCCTTCGAACTTGTGCTGCCAGTAGAACTCGCTGTCGTCCCACCGCGTGTACTTGACCTTCATCTCTTCGTCGGAGCCGTAGAGAATCAGGCGCTTGGCAAACGCGGGGAGTTTGCGCCACGGCACATCCAGCTTGAACTCGTGCCGCCGCGCCAGCGTGCGGAGCGGGGCGGTGAACCACTGGCTCCGGACGCGCGCCTCGCCCCAAGGCGCCAGTGCGCCGTCCAACACCGACAGATCAGGATTGGCGATGACGCGGTCCGGGTCGATTTCCATCTTCGTGCCGAGCCCGTGGCAGGTCGGGCAAGCGCCCTGGGGCGCGTTGAACGAGAACAGGCGCGGCGAAATCTCGCCGAAGCTGAACCCGCACTCCGGGCAGGCAAGGGCGGCGGAGAAGACCAAGTCGGATGAAAGTGGTCCAGAGGTCGAGTGGTCCAGTGGTCTAGTGTCCGAGCCTTCGCTTCGCTCTCCCTCTCCTCTGGGAGGAGAGGGATGGGGTGAGGAGTGACCGGAACCTCTAGCTTCTAGCTTCTGGCTTCTAGCTTCTGACTTCGCCCGATCCGTGGCTACGATGCACAGTCCGTTTCCCTCTTTGAGTGCTAGCTCCACGGAGTCTGCCAGCCGTTTCCGAACGTCCGGCTTGACCGAAAGTCGGTCGACTACGACTTCAATGTCGTGCTTCTTGTAGCGCTCGAGGTCCGGTACTTCATCAATCTCGTAGAGCTTTCCATCCACCCGCACGCGGATGTAGCCCCGGCGCTTGGCTTTGACCAGCAGCTCCTTGTACTCACCCTTGCGAGCGCGTATCAGCGGGGCAAGGATGATGAGGTTGGTGCCTTCGGGCAAGTCGAGAAGGACATCGACAATCTGGTCAGTGGTCTGGGAGGAGATCGGCTTGCCGCACTTCGGGCAGTAGGGTTTACCGATGCGGGCGAAGAGCAAACGCAGGTAGTCGTATATCTCAGTGACCGTGCCGACCGTGGAGCGCGGGTTGCGGGCTGATGTCCGCTGCTCAATAGCGATGGCAGGGGAGAGGCCGGTAATCTGGTCGCAGTCCGGCTTCTCCAACATGCCGAGGAACTGCCGGGCGTAGGCGGAGAGCGATTCGATGTAGCGACGCTGGCCTTCGGCGTAGATGGTGTCGAACGCGAGCGACGACTTGCCCGAGCCGGAAAGGCCGGTGATGACCACCAGCTTGTTGCGCGGGATGTCGAGACTGATGTTCTTGAGATTGTGCTCCCGCGCTCCGCGGATACTTATCACGTCGTGATGGGATTCCGCCTCCGTCGTTTGGCGTTCGGCATTCGTCGCTCGCACTTTGCTGTCTGTCATGGGGGACTAAGAGTAGCCGACCGACTGCGCATGGTCAAGCTGACTCCCGCATCCCCAGAACCGAGATAGAAGTTCACCACCAAGACACAAAGACACAAAGAAGGTCCGGATGGAAATGTCCGGTGTATGCTTGGTGTCCTTGGTGTCTTAGTGGTTCAATGTCGGGTTCAGGACCGCATGCGATCTTCTGCTTGACTTTTCCCGGCGCGGATCATAATTAAGCAGCGACGCCGAGTGTGGCGGAGCAGAGGTTACACCGCCGCAATGGCCGATCGGCGCCAGTCTGCATGGGTAACATCCAGACGGAGGTGCAGAATGCCATCTTTCTGCGTTCGACGTTCTTTGGTCCGAACCATCTCCTCACGCATCTGGGCCGTACGACCCGTTGTCGTATCGTTGGCCGTTTGCTGCTGCCTGTCGGCGGTCAGCGGACAGTTGCTTGAAAAGACCATCTACCTGCCGGACTCGCTAGGCGGGCTGCCGAATCCGCAGTGCCTGACGTGTAATTCGGCCAACAACACCGTCTATGTCGGCGGCGAGTATGGCGATTGCGTGATCGCGATTGACGGGGCCACAAATCAAAGGATTGCACGGATTCCAGCCGGGTCGAATGTGGTGGCTCTCTGCTACAACCCGACCAACAACAAGGTCTATGCCGCCAACTGCAACAGCAACAACGTGACCGTGATAGACGGTGCGACCAATAGGGTCATCACGACGGTGACTGCAGGCAGCGGGCCCCGTGCCCTCTGCTACAACCCGACCAACAACAAGGTCTACTGCGCGGACTCGGGCGCCAACAACGTGACCGTGATAGACGGTGCGACCAATGGGGTCATCGCAACCGTGACCGCTGGTGGCGAGCCCTGTGCGCTCTGCTACAACCCGACCAACAACAAAGCTTACTGCGCGAACTACGCCAGCGCCAGCGTGACCGTGATAGACGGCGCGACCGACAGCGTCATTGCCACCGTGACGGCAGGTGAAAATCCTCAGGCCTTCTGCTACAACGCGACCAACAACAAGGTTTACTGCGCGAACTGCGGCAGCAACAACGTGACCGTGATGGATGGCCGGACCGACAGCGTCATTGCTACCGTGACGGCAGGTGAGAGTCCTCAGGCCCTGTGCCATAACCCGACCAATAACAAGGTCTACTGCGCAAACTACCTGTCCTATGACGTGACCGTGATAGACGGCGAGACCGACAACGTCATCGCCACCGTGAATGACATCAGCGAACCTCGTGCTCTGTGTTACAGCCCGACCGCCAATAGGGTCTACTGCGCAGACCATGGCGGCGGCGATGTCACCGTGATCAACGGCGCGACCGACGGCGTCATCACCGACGTGACCGTTGAGTACACCCCTTACGCCCTCTGCTACAACCCGACCAGCAACAAGGTCTACTGCGCGAACAACTACGCCCGCAGCGTGAGTGTGATTGACGGTGCGTCCAACGGGGTCGTTGCCACCGTGGTCGTGGCGGCCTGCCCTTTTGCCCTTTGCCACAACTCGTCCGACAACAAGATCTACTGCGTGGGCTCCAGGATTGACGGCCACGTGGTGGCGGTGATAGACGAGGCGACCAACAGGGTTGTCGA
This genomic interval from bacterium contains the following:
- the uvrA gene encoding excinuclease ABC subunit UvrA, with product MTDSKVRATNAERQTTEAESHHDVISIRGAREHNLKNISLDIPRNKLVVITGLSGSGKSSLAFDTIYAEGQRRYIESLSAYARQFLGMLEKPDCDQITGLSPAIAIEQRTSARNPRSTVGTVTEIYDYLRLLFARIGKPYCPKCGKPISSQTTDQIVDVLLDLPEGTNLIILAPLIRARKGEYKELLVKAKRRGYIRVRVDGKLYEIDEVPDLERYKKHDIEVVVDRLSVKPDVRKRLADSVELALKEGNGLCIVATDRAKSEARSQKLEARGSGHSSPHPSPPRGEGERSEGSDTRPLDHSTSGPLSSDLVFSAALACPECGFSFGEISPRLFSFNAPQGACPTCHGLGTKMEIDPDRVIANPDLSVLDGALAPWGEARVRSQWFTAPLRTLARRHEFKLDVPWRKLPAFAKRLILYGSDEEMKVKYTRWDDSEFYWQHKFEGLMPNLLRLYHETESESRREWIEGFMTLLPCPDCQGRRLKPEALAVRIGDLNIADLSAFSIRRCHDYFARELKLSGRDEEVSREVVKELRKRLSFLTAVGIDYLTLDRTAETLGGGEAQRVRLATQIGSGLVGVVYILDEPSIGLHQRDNRKLLETLTRLRDLGNTVIVVEHDEETILEADHVVDLGPGAGASGGRVIAQGTPEEIKRNPDSLTGAYLSGLRRIETPAARREPRLGWLTVHGCKENNLKNTDITVPLGLFVNVTGVSGSGKSTFVSDILYRALARHFYDSREKPGAHDRISGIEKIDKVINIDQSPIGRTPRSNAATYTGAFGPIRDLFARTKDARMRGYKPGRFSFNVKGGRCEACAGDGIIKVEMHFLPDVYVTCDVCKGKRYNRETLEVKYKLKSISDVLEMSVDEGTEFFANVPAIGRKLKLLKDVGLGYVKLGQPAPTLSGGEAQRIKLARELSKIATGRTLYLLDEPTTGLHFEDVRLLLGVLDRLVERGNTVLVIEHNLEVIKCADWVIDLGPEGGDEGGTVVVAGTPEQVAACASSHTGRYLKPLLRQT
- the lon gene encoding endopeptidase La, encoding MSDKPDTIVKTDEQLKHGPEDLPQVRLGQFPAELPVLVVKGGVVFPGLVSPLVVSTERSAKLVDDALAGDKLVCAVTQRDSSLEHEAEPADLYGIGTISVILKMLRFPDGTMRLLLQGMRRARVEEYVSTTPYLRAKVKPLEDAGQKDVATRALMRSVADTFGKLSELAPYLPDDVTTVVTNIDSPGRLADFAATYVNFDLSEKQRLLEMLDVKERLQALLPLLSKEIGILELGAKIRDQVKGELDKSQREYFLREQMKAIQKELGESDQTQAEIDELRKKVEEAGMPQAALEAARRELDRLSRMSPAASEYSVTRNYFDWLLAVPWKVRTEDNLDVKQAGKILNEDHYDLEKVKQRILEYLSVRKLKKDSKGPILCFIGPPGVGKTSLGRSIARALGRKFLRFSLGGIRDEAEIRGHRRTYVGALPGRIVQGLRTAGSMNPIIMLDEIDKVGTDFRGDPSSALLEVLDPEQNFSFSDHYLEVPVDLSQVMFITTANVADTIIPALRDRMEFLELPGYTDEEKISIAKGFLVPRQLTQNGLTKEQVQFKDEALKLIASEYTREAGVRNLEREVGSVMRKLARRFAEGRTKASVIAPADVRKLLGPRRFSSEVAARRMHAGVSTGLAVTPFGGEILFIESSLMKGKKQLLLTGLLGDVMKESAEAALSYVRAHAKQLGIDEKFFEESDLHIHIPAGATPKDGPSAGIAIAASVISLLRRESLDPRIAMTGEITLTGRVLPIGGVKEKVLAASRAGIKAVILPAENRRDLKDVPANVRKGLKFHFVKSVGDLCRVLFPKTCGVGRTG
- a CDS encoding YncE family protein, translated to MPSFCVRRSLVRTISSRIWAVRPVVVSLAVCCCLSAVSGQLLEKTIYLPDSLGGLPNPQCLTCNSANNTVYVGGEYGDCVIAIDGATNQRIARIPAGSNVVALCYNPTNNKVYAANCNSNNVTVIDGATNRVITTVTAGSGPRALCYNPTNNKVYCADSGANNVTVIDGATNGVIATVTAGGEPCALCYNPTNNKAYCANYASASVTVIDGATDSVIATVTAGENPQAFCYNATNNKVYCANCGSNNVTVMDGRTDSVIATVTAGESPQALCHNPTNNKVYCANYLSYDVTVIDGETDNVIATVNDISEPRALCYSPTANRVYCADHGGGDVTVINGATDGVITDVTVEYTPYALCYNPTSNKVYCANNYARSVSVIDGASNGVVATVVVAACPFALCHNSSDNKIYCVGSRIDGHVVAVIDEATNRVVDTVAGCDGAGAFCYNPTNNKIYDANGIGASVAVIDGATDSVIATVTTDTFPDAFCYDPTNNNIYCADLGSGDVTVIDGASDSVIATVAAGYAPCALCHNPTDNKIYCANGSDSVVVIDGATNTVLASLCVGSSPCALCYNATNNKVYCANKGSDSVTVIDGKTERVLRTVVVGSGPDALCYNPTNNKIYCANQGSADVTVVDGATDNVIATMAAGNSPQALCCDTMHNYVYCVNYGDASVSVMGGASNAWDTTVSVGMSPLALVSVSATGRVYVANWQSSSISVLRDTNPSGVEDLHANARHVGGATLVRGVLRLPAATSPKLRAVGLLDVSGRKVLDLHPGTNDVRALAPGVYFIREGLGARGEGLGKTRKVVIAR